Part of the Flavobacteriales bacterium genome, CGGTGATGTGCTAATGTGGTGATGTGATGACCTGCCAGCCGACGCTTGGCCATTGCGGGGCAGGCTGGTTTGGTGATATGATGATGTGAGATGTGATGATATAAATTTTGTCTGGTATCTATTTATCTGGTATCTATTTATCTGGTATCTATTTATCTGGCATCTATTATCTAGTGTCTTCTATCTATTGTCTTGCGTCCGGATTGCGACATGCCAACCATTGACTGCAATGCAAAATGGTAAACCATCTTCATTCTTAATTCTTAATATAATAAGGTGTCATCCCTTCGGGATTTACGCATACCGGATGACAATTATCGCTATAATAATTCCATCCCTTCGGGATTACAATACGCCAAACATTGGCCGCAATGCAAAATGGCAAACCATCTTCATTCTAATTTCTTAATTCTTCATTCTTACATCTTAATTCTCATTTCTTATTTCTATTAATTTGCAAAACCGGAACATAGAAGTAAGTTTGCAGCATGAAAGCGGACGGGCAGCTCATCGAGTGTATTCCGAACTTCAGTGAAGGTCGTGACAAAGCGGTGATCAAAGCCATTGTGGATGCCATCAGCTCCGTAGATAACAACAGGATACTTCATGTGGATAGCGGAGAAGCGGCCAACAGGACCGTGGTTACTTTTGCCGGTCCTCCCGATTCCGTTATTGAAGGTGCGTTCCGTGCCATGACTGTGGCAGCGGAGAAAATCGACATGAGTAAGCACAAAGGCAAGCACCCGCGCATAGGCGCGATGGATGTGTGTCCGTTGGTCCCGCTGCAAAACATCAGCATGCAGCAAACGATTCACTACACCCGAATCCTGGGTGAACGCATTGGCAAAGAACTGGACATCCCTGTTTTTCTTTACGAAGAATCTGCCTTGTTACGATCCAGGGCCAATCTGGCAAAGATCAGGGCAGGAGAATATGAAGGGCTTGCGGAGAAGATTGAGCAACCCGGCTGGGCTCCCGACTTCGGCAGACCTTACTTCAACCCCAGGTCAGGCATTGCCATCATCGGCGCAAGACCATTTCTGGTAGCCTATAACATCAACCTGAAAACCAAAGATGCGAACCTTGCCCGCGCCATCGCGGAAGAGATCAGGGAAAGCGGCGCCATCAAAGGTTATGACGCCCTGGGTAATCTGGTGGTACTACCTGGCGAACTAAAAGCCGTCAAAGCCATAGGCTGGTACCTTGAGGATTTCGACATCGCCCAGGTATCCACCAACCTTACCAATGTAGATGTCACCCCGATGCACGTTGTATTTGAAAGGGTAAAAGAAAAGGCAGCAGCACTGGGCACGGAGGTCACCGGCTCTGAACTTGTAGGTCTGATACCTTTAAAATCCCTTGAAGCATCCGCACGTTATTATACCGGAAAAGAGGACACCCTGGACCGTGCTGACCTTGAAGTGGCGGTGAACCAACTGGGGTTATCCGACATCAAGCCTTTCAGCCTGGAGGAACATGTGATCGAATACGTGTTACAATCCTAGTGCTTCCTGCCTTCCGGGACCGGTGAACCTTGACCTCCCTTTACGCGTAAAGAAATATGTTAGGATAAAACACAATGGCAGGCAATTTCATAGCATTCTGGAAAAAGGATATGTGGCGACGCATTATTTATTTTTTCCCCATCCAGTTGCTGATCCTGCTCATCAAGAAAAACCATCTTCTCGTACTCTTCTGGGTGATACTGTTTGGCTTTGTAACCGGCCAGTTCATGCAGCGCTACGGCATCCCATATCTTTTTCTGGATCCGGAGTATATGGGAAAGGTGGATTTCTGGTCTTACCTGTTCATGGGCCTTGCTTCAGGTGGTTTCATCATGGCCTTTCATATTACCAACTATATCGGTAACAGCTTTCGTTTTCCTTTTCTCGCAACCTTATCAAGACCATTCTGGAAGTTCAGCATCAACAATTCCACCATACCACTCATCTTTTGTCTTTACTATTCATGGATGATCGTGGAGTTCCAGGCAGACAGTGAATTTGTCCCGTGGCCTGACATTGTAGTGGATGTAGCCGGATACCTTCTGGGTAATGCGTGCTTCATCGCTATATCATTCCTGTATTTCTTCAGGACCAACAAAGATCTTTATAAGATGTTTGGAATCCGCGTGGACATCGAACAACCCGATG contains:
- the ftcD gene encoding glutamate formimidoyltransferase, which gives rise to MKADGQLIECIPNFSEGRDKAVIKAIVDAISSVDNNRILHVDSGEAANRTVVTFAGPPDSVIEGAFRAMTVAAEKIDMSKHKGKHPRIGAMDVCPLVPLQNISMQQTIHYTRILGERIGKELDIPVFLYEESALLRSRANLAKIRAGEYEGLAEKIEQPGWAPDFGRPYFNPRSGIAIIGARPFLVAYNINLKTKDANLARAIAEEIRESGAIKGYDALGNLVVLPGELKAVKAIGWYLEDFDIAQVSTNLTNVDVTPMHVVFERVKEKAAALGTEVTGSELVGLIPLKSLEASARYYTGKEDTLDRADLEVAVNQLGLSDIKPFSLEEHVIEYVLQS